GATGATCCAGTGCTGAATGTCGGCCATAGCTAAATAGCTTTCGGCATTTTCGCCTTGGAGCAAAGCAAGGGTTGCTAGAATACCAGCTTGGACACATTTGGGGGCTGCGATGGTGATGGAACTAGGCGGATTTTCAACGGGCCAGCCAGTCTTAACGTTAAGTACATGGCCATAGCGTTTGTTACCTACTTGTAAAAAGCGCTTGGCGTCGCCGCTGGTTGCAATGGCGCCGTGGGTAATTTTAACGTAAACGACATGAGCTTCATCAAAACTGGGATGCTCTATGCCAATAATCCAAGGGGTGTTTTCTGCTCTGGGGCCACTGACGGCTATGTCACCCCCAAAATTAATGAGCATCGGGGCATCGGTAAGTTCGCGCGCAAGCATTAAAGCTTTATCTACGGCATATTCTTTACCTATCCCGCCAAAGTCAATCTCCATGCCCGCTAGCATTTTATACTGCTCGGAATTGAATGTTACTCGCTGCCAGCCTATTAGCGGCATGAGGGAATCGATTGAAGTTTGGGTAGGGATGTTTTCAGAGCCATCAAAATGCCATGCTTTGCGTAAAATGCCCGAGGTAATATCAAATAGGCCCTCACTGATGTCATAACATTGCTGTGCAAACTGCAGTAATTGAAACGTTTCTTGATCAATGGCGCACTGTTGACCTGCATTTGCATTTAACTGCCCACAAACACTGTCGCTTTTATAACGTGAATACTTGTCTTCAATACGCCACGCCTCTGTTGCTACGGCATCACCAATAGCAATGGCACGCTCTTTATCCGTGTGATCAAGTAATACCTCGCATGGGCTGGCCATTGCTTCAAAAGTGAGGCTATAACCACCGTCTCGTGTCGTGCAAATTACCGTTCTTTGTGATGTGTTTTGATTCAAAACTAGCCTGATATGTGGTTAAAAAGAGTAGGTGATTTGCGCAATGACTGCGTTAATCTCTTCATAAAGCTCAACGTCATTAAGTACACCAATGGCATTCGTTCCATTACTTTTGGGCGACTGTTTATAATATTCAACGCGAAATGCTAAACGGTCACCGCTGTTCAAAGGCATACCGTATTTAATGCCTAACGTATAAGCATTCATGTCGCCAATACGGTAGTCGGCGCTGACATAGGTTGGTGTGACTTGCCCTTGAATTAAGAAAGGCTGATAGAATTCTGCTGCCGATTGTGTGTAGTAGCGCACGTGCGGCTCAATGTAGTGACCACGACTAAGCGGAATGTAATAGCGAAGATCTATTGTATGAGAATCAATTTCCCAATCGTCGGTCATGAATCGATAAGACGCATCTAAGATTGTACTTTCAAAATGATACTTAGCTTGGCCGAAAAATGCGTGCTTTACCCGTTCGTTAGGCCTATTTTCATAAAGATATCTTTGTGTATAACCTTCGCTGTCTACAACACTGATTACTTTGAATGGATCTGTGGTGTAGCCGTCAACACTTGAGTAGCTATAGTTCAGTTGCACGATCATTCTACGATTGATCACTTGGGTTAAGCCGAGTAACAAGTCCAGCGTCTTTTTATCGTCATCTGCGCGAATACGGGTTTGCTCAAATGCCTGTTCAAAAGTTTCGCTATCATTATCGCCAATAACCATTGTTGCAAGGGGTTTAGGGATGCCACCTTCAGGCTCTATCTTGTCAAATGAATAGGCGAGGCCTGCTGAAAGTGTAGTGTTTTTATTATTAAGATCCCTAGCTAAATTGCCATTAATAGATACAGACAAATAGTCATATTCTTTTGACACATTGCCGCCGATACTCAGCGTATAGTCTTCAAATTCAGCATAGGTAAGCGGTTGTGTCCACTGTCCTGTCAGCTGAAGACGGGTATCCTTAAAGGTATCATCTAGCGGTGTTTTTCCTGCATTTTCTGTGTATGAGCCATTGCCTGAAGGGCGAGTAAAAGTTTGCGCTTGTGGCTGTGCTACCGCGCCGTTGGCTGAAGCACCGGTCAATGAGTCTAGGGTCAGTTTAAGGCTTAAAACTTCGTCATTATCATATGTCTTTTGACCAGCAATGATGGCTTCGATGGCCGTTACACGATCGCTTTCACCGTAGTACATCAATGCCGTATCTAGCTCCCAATTATCTTGTGCTGACGCTGAGTTAGTCGCCGAGCCCAATAAAGCACAAGTTGCAGTTGTGAGTAGGGCTTTTAAGTTTGGTGTTTTGTTATGTTTTTCTAGTTGCACCCACAACCTCCACCGCCAAAGCTACGGCCACCACTGGAAGCTTCTTTACTGAAATAAATATGGTCATCCAAAGCGGTATCAATGGGGGATGATGTTAATGCCATTTCCTTTTTAGCCAGTAAGTCACGCTCCCATGGTTCGACGCCCATAGAGGCACACCCAGTCAAAGTTGAAAGGCTAGTTATGCTTGCGAGCACAAATATTAAGTTATGCGGCTTGATCTGGTGACTCATTACTATTCCACTTTATCTGATTTTAACTGTTATATTAGTGCTTAATTTTACACAAAATTCTATTGAGTTGATTAGGGTATCATACGCCTAAATGTTGGGTCGTTTTTAAAATAATGATGATACAAAGCCATTAAAGCATGACCCCCTATTAGCCAGTACCCT
This window of the Thalassotalea atypica genome carries:
- a CDS encoding FAD:protein FMN transferase; translated protein: MNQNTSQRTVICTTRDGGYSLTFEAMASPCEVLLDHTDKERAIAIGDAVATEAWRIEDKYSRYKSDSVCGQLNANAGQQCAIDQETFQLLQFAQQCYDISEGLFDITSGILRKAWHFDGSENIPTQTSIDSLMPLIGWQRVTFNSEQYKMLAGMEIDFGGIGKEYAVDKALMLARELTDAPMLINFGGDIAVSGPRAENTPWIIGIEHPSFDEAHVVYVKITHGAIATSGDAKRFLQVGNKRYGHVLNVKTGWPVENPPSSITIAAPKCVQAGILATLALLQGENAESYLAMADIQHWIIK
- a CDS encoding DUF3570 domain-containing protein gives rise to the protein MQLEKHNKTPNLKALLTTATCALLGSATNSASAQDNWELDTALMYYGESDRVTAIEAIIAGQKTYDNDEVLSLKLTLDSLTGASANGAVAQPQAQTFTRPSGNGSYTENAGKTPLDDTFKDTRLQLTGQWTQPLTYAEFEDYTLSIGGNVSKEYDYLSVSINGNLARDLNNKNTTLSAGLAYSFDKIEPEGGIPKPLATMVIGDNDSETFEQAFEQTRIRADDDKKTLDLLLGLTQVINRRMIVQLNYSYSSVDGYTTDPFKVISVVDSEGYTQRYLYENRPNERVKHAFFGQAKYHFESTILDASYRFMTDDWEIDSHTIDLRYYIPLSRGHYIEPHVRYYTQSAAEFYQPFLIQGQVTPTYVSADYRIGDMNAYTLGIKYGMPLNSGDRLAFRVEYYKQSPKSNGTNAIGVLNDVELYEEINAVIAQITYSF
- a CDS encoding DUF4266 domain-containing protein; the encoded protein is MSHQIKPHNLIFVLASITSLSTLTGCASMGVEPWERDLLAKKEMALTSSPIDTALDDHIYFSKEASSGGRSFGGGGCGCN